One Vibrio sp. 16 genomic window carries:
- a CDS encoding sucrose-specific PTS transporter subunit IIBC — MNYPIIAKELLELLGGKDNLQALAHCATRLRLALKDDSIIDEDAISNLEGVKGQFKVAGQYQIIFGSGIVNQVHAEMAKLTGMSDMSTNDVASAGAEKQNIVQRAVKGLSDIFVPIIPAIVAGGLLMGIFNLLTAQGLFIEGQSLIEANPGLADLASMINTFANAPFVYLPVLLAFSASKKFGGNPFLGAALGMLMVHPDLLNGWGFGGASVAGTIPTWNIFGFEIQKVGYQGSVLPVLVSAFILAKVENGLRKFIPSVLDNLLTPMLAIFITGFLTFTLVGPITRDIGFLLGDGLNWLYDSAGFIGGALFGFIYAPFVITGMHHSFIAIETQLLADIAVTGGTFIFPIAAMSNVAQGAAALAVGFKTKDIKLKGIAMPSGVTALLGITEPAMFGVNLKLRYPFIAAVVGAATASAFITLFNVKAQALGAAGLPGIISIIPSQIGYYVAGMAISFAVAFGLTLVLGARESVKAGKAATA; from the coding sequence ATGAACTATCCGATTATTGCAAAAGAGCTGCTGGAGCTTCTTGGAGGCAAAGACAACCTTCAAGCGCTCGCCCACTGTGCGACACGCCTACGTTTAGCACTGAAAGATGATTCAATTATTGATGAAGACGCTATCTCGAACCTAGAAGGTGTCAAAGGCCAATTTAAAGTTGCTGGGCAGTACCAGATCATTTTTGGATCTGGCATCGTTAACCAAGTTCACGCAGAAATGGCGAAGCTGACTGGCATGAGTGATATGTCGACCAACGACGTCGCAAGCGCGGGGGCAGAAAAGCAAAACATCGTACAGCGCGCGGTGAAAGGTCTTTCAGATATTTTCGTCCCGATCATCCCTGCCATTGTTGCTGGTGGTCTGTTGATGGGTATTTTCAACCTGCTGACCGCTCAGGGGTTGTTTATTGAAGGTCAATCACTGATCGAAGCAAACCCGGGCCTTGCGGATCTCGCGAGCATGATCAATACCTTCGCCAATGCACCATTTGTCTACTTGCCTGTTCTTCTTGCATTTTCTGCCAGCAAAAAATTTGGCGGTAACCCATTTTTAGGTGCGGCGCTTGGTATGTTGATGGTTCACCCAGACCTGTTAAACGGCTGGGGATTTGGTGGCGCTAGCGTTGCAGGCACCATCCCGACTTGGAACATCTTTGGTTTCGAGATCCAGAAAGTCGGTTACCAAGGCTCTGTATTACCGGTATTAGTGTCAGCCTTCATTCTTGCGAAAGTGGAAAACGGTCTACGCAAGTTCATCCCGTCGGTACTGGATAATCTGCTCACTCCGATGCTGGCGATTTTCATCACGGGTTTCCTAACCTTCACACTGGTTGGTCCTATCACTCGTGACATCGGCTTCCTACTCGGTGATGGTTTGAACTGGTTGTACGACTCTGCTGGTTTCATTGGTGGTGCGCTATTTGGCTTCATTTATGCACCTTTTGTTATCACAGGTATGCACCACAGTTTTATCGCCATTGAAACTCAGTTACTTGCCGATATTGCGGTCACTGGCGGAACGTTTATTTTCCCAATCGCGGCAATGTCCAACGTTGCCCAAGGCGCAGCAGCATTAGCGGTAGGCTTTAAGACCAAAGACATCAAGCTGAAAGGTATTGCGATGCCATCAGGTGTTACGGCACTACTTGGTATCACAGAGCCTGCGATGTTTGGTGTTAACTTGAAGCTTCGCTACCCATTCATTGCAGCGGTTGTTGGCGCAGCGACAGCAAGTGCGTTTATCACACTGTTTAATGTCAAAGCGCAAGCATTAGGTGCAGCAGGCTTGCCGGGTATCATCTCAATCATACCAAGCCAAATCGGATATTACGTTGCAGGCATGGCCATCTCGTTTGCTGTCGCTTTCGGTCTCACTCTAGTATTGGGTGCCCGTGAAAGCGTAAAAGCAGGAAAAGCGGCAACCGCTTAA
- a CDS encoding LacI family DNA-binding transcriptional regulator has product MTTKKLKLADIAQLAGVSKSTVSFVLNGHAKKHRINQETVKKVEAIAAAHNYSPSIYARALKSKQTYTAGLVIPDLANMGFASIAKRLEVLCRNHGYQLLIASSDDNPEMEKQVIQSLVDRQVDVLFVATSFTNEQYLQQVKQTTPIILFDRVFEDSAFTTIKTDAASATQEVVSKLVEGVDECWYIGGQMDLSPSRDRFTGYQAALLQAGIDFRQEHVLNKDYQPSSGYDLMANAVSSRGCAPKAVFTASYSLLEGVLRYLTEHNMLSDDIQIATFDNYDILDCLPLKIDSVEQDCESIAQALFNAGQSVLEQPSKAPEQLSIAAKIHYRRQVSANK; this is encoded by the coding sequence ATGACCACTAAAAAATTAAAACTGGCTGATATTGCTCAGTTAGCGGGTGTCTCAAAATCAACGGTAAGTTTTGTGCTCAACGGGCACGCGAAAAAGCACCGAATCAACCAAGAGACGGTTAAGAAAGTTGAGGCAATTGCCGCAGCCCACAATTATTCCCCCAGTATTTATGCGCGAGCGTTAAAGTCTAAACAGACATATACCGCAGGTTTAGTGATTCCGGATCTTGCCAACATGGGCTTTGCCTCTATTGCCAAGCGGCTTGAGGTTTTATGCCGAAATCACGGTTATCAGCTGTTGATTGCGTCGTCCGATGACAACCCTGAGATGGAAAAGCAAGTCATCCAAAGTTTGGTGGATAGACAAGTTGATGTGCTGTTTGTCGCGACCTCTTTCACCAATGAGCAGTATTTACAACAAGTTAAGCAAACAACCCCGATCATCTTGTTTGACCGAGTGTTTGAGGATAGCGCGTTTACAACCATTAAAACGGACGCCGCGAGTGCAACTCAAGAGGTGGTGAGCAAACTGGTTGAGGGAGTAGACGAGTGCTGGTACATCGGCGGGCAAATGGATTTGTCGCCCAGCAGAGATAGATTTACCGGTTACCAAGCGGCTTTGCTGCAAGCGGGTATCGACTTTCGACAAGAACATGTGCTCAACAAAGACTATCAACCTTCATCAGGTTACGACTTGATGGCGAATGCAGTTTCTAGTCGTGGCTGTGCACCCAAAGCGGTGTTTACCGCCTCTTACTCCTTGCTTGAAGGGGTACTGCGCTATCTGACAGAGCACAACATGCTGTCGGACGATATTCAGATCGCTACGTTTGACAACTATGACATTCTTGATTGCTTACCGCTGAAAATTGATTCAGTAGAGCAAGATTGCGAATCCATTGCTCAAGCCCTCTTCAATGCCGGACAATCCGTGTTAGAGCAACCGAGCAAAGCGCCAGAACAGCTCAGCATTGCTGCCAAAATTCATTATCGTCGTCAGGTATCAGCCAACAAATGA
- a CDS encoding aminoimidazole riboside kinase, with translation MNRVWVTGDAVVDLIPDTPFTYLKCPGGAPANVAVAIARLGGNSAFFGRVGQDPLGRFMKQTLSDEHVDTEFMRLDEAQRTSTVIVDLDDSGERSFTFMVKPSADQFLELADIPTFHAGEWLHVCSIALANEPSRSTTLEAMRQIKAAGGFVSFDPNLREEVWANPEELKPVVNQAIELADVVKFSDDELMLLTDSDSLETGLQAIEKYNNTLVLITQGAKGALVVFNQQQRLLSGQAVKPVDTTGAGDAFVGGLLAKLSQHNGWANTDTIEAAVQWANGCGALATTQKGAMTALPSEQALLDYIQ, from the coding sequence ATGAACAGAGTTTGGGTAACGGGAGACGCGGTTGTCGACTTGATTCCAGATACACCATTTACCTACCTAAAGTGTCCAGGTGGCGCGCCTGCTAATGTCGCGGTCGCAATCGCTCGATTAGGGGGCAACAGCGCTTTCTTTGGTCGCGTTGGTCAAGACCCACTCGGTCGTTTTATGAAACAAACACTCTCAGATGAGCATGTCGACACAGAGTTTATGCGGCTTGATGAAGCTCAGCGTACGTCAACCGTGATCGTTGATCTTGATGATTCTGGCGAACGTAGCTTTACCTTTATGGTAAAGCCGAGCGCTGATCAGTTTCTCGAACTTGCCGATATCCCAACCTTTCACGCGGGTGAGTGGCTGCACGTGTGCTCTATCGCCCTCGCGAACGAACCAAGCCGCAGCACCACTTTAGAAGCCATGCGTCAGATTAAGGCGGCAGGTGGTTTTGTCAGTTTCGATCCCAATTTACGTGAAGAAGTTTGGGCAAATCCAGAGGAGCTAAAACCAGTGGTTAACCAAGCGATTGAGTTAGCCGATGTGGTGAAGTTTTCTGATGATGAGTTGATGTTGCTGACAGATTCAGATTCATTAGAGACCGGATTACAGGCTATTGAGAAATACAACAACACGCTGGTACTGATCACTCAAGGCGCCAAAGGCGCACTGGTTGTGTTTAACCAGCAACAACGCTTGCTATCAGGTCAAGCGGTCAAACCGGTGGATACCACAGGCGCAGGGGACGCGTTCGTTGGCGGACTGCTTGCCAAACTGTCACAACATAACGGCTGGGCCAACACGGACACAATCGAAGCCGCGGTGCAATGGGCGAACGGTTGTGGCGCACTGGCCACCACTCAAAAAGGCGCGATGACGGCTTTGCCTAGCGAACAAGCACTGCTCGATTACATTCAATAG
- a CDS encoding LacI family DNA-binding transcriptional regulator yields MASLHDVAELAGVSKSTVSRVINNEYGVKEATKAKVMKAVEEVGYVVNQVAKDLKSQKTNLVGVIVPRVSSHATAQGMDGLSRIFEWAGKQVLLASTQQSNEKEIEYIQLFNQKRVEGIVLYATHIDADLVKAISQSQAPVVLVGQDGSLFNIPSVVHDDLRVGFEAGNRLIAAGCEQIGFLGVADSDLAVDKLRSDGLVQALAMSEGKKLLFHCHGEFTIDSGYANTKQILQDYPNVDGIFCATDRIAVGAIKALQEAGIEVGKQVKVLGVGNDELGCISSPTLSTFNYAFDKAGENGAKMLLELIEGKPQVMSKLVLTFQNVERETC; encoded by the coding sequence ATGGCAAGTCTACACGATGTCGCGGAACTGGCTGGTGTCTCAAAGTCGACCGTTTCTCGAGTCATCAATAACGAATACGGCGTCAAAGAGGCGACCAAAGCCAAAGTGATGAAGGCGGTGGAAGAGGTTGGTTATGTGGTCAACCAAGTTGCCAAAGACCTCAAATCGCAAAAAACAAACTTAGTGGGTGTTATCGTTCCGCGTGTTTCATCCCACGCGACGGCGCAAGGAATGGATGGCTTAAGCCGAATATTTGAGTGGGCAGGAAAACAGGTTTTACTCGCCAGCACGCAGCAATCAAATGAAAAAGAAATTGAATATATTCAATTGTTTAATCAGAAAAGAGTCGAGGGGATCGTGCTCTATGCTACTCACATCGATGCGGACTTGGTCAAAGCGATCTCTCAATCACAAGCGCCTGTAGTGCTGGTGGGTCAAGATGGTTCGCTGTTCAACATTCCGAGCGTTGTGCATGATGACTTAAGGGTCGGGTTCGAAGCTGGGAATCGACTCATTGCAGCAGGGTGTGAGCAGATTGGATTTTTGGGTGTGGCGGATTCCGACTTGGCGGTAGATAAACTGCGCTCTGATGGTTTGGTGCAAGCCTTGGCAATGTCTGAAGGAAAGAAGCTACTTTTCCACTGTCACGGAGAGTTCACCATAGATTCAGGCTATGCCAACACAAAACAGATTCTGCAAGACTACCCAAATGTTGATGGCATCTTCTGCGCGACCGACCGAATTGCTGTAGGGGCGATTAAGGCACTGCAAGAGGCGGGAATTGAAGTAGGCAAGCAGGTTAAAGTACTGGGCGTGGGTAATGATGAGCTCGGTTGTATTAGTTCTCCTACGTTATCGACGTTTAACTATGCTTTTGATAAGGCAGGAGAAAATGGTGCAAAAATGCTACTAGAACTGATTGAAGGCAAGCCTCAAGTTATGAGCAAACTGGTTTTGACTTTCCAAAATGTAGAGCGAGAAACCTGCTAG
- a CDS encoding MATE family efflux transporter, with protein sequence MKKILSLAIPLIISQMISMALVLTDVWMMSRLSISAIAAGGLGASVYSFVFIIAGSTVGCVANLIAIAYGQRIARPEYGNQQIRLAVKGAVLLSLALSVVLTISFAFVPQLLALANQPTELAQPAMAYVDTLKWAMLPSLLLLVLRGLTSAFGNVRSIMVMSLLTVLLNVPISYVLAFSLGFGLAGLGAGTALAATIVMVGYGIWVFKRPEYMAFAPWLNREEYSWSLLKPLLAMGLPIALAALLEHGLIYGGTLMAGTISIAALALHQILLQCLSFTWNINFGFSQAAAILVGQDFGAENYDGIKRTALRSFGITTVLSVVLAGGFMLWPEFIASLFNLDAELSTLLTMVLWVVALSFVVDAWQLLAINLLRGMKIVMGPTIMTAIGYWAFGLPAAWILMPQFELAGIWGGIGIGLGVTGVLLLAQLLFAIKKTRRHQPLAVAAG encoded by the coding sequence ATGAAAAAAATTCTCTCACTTGCTATCCCACTCATCATTTCGCAAATGATCTCCATGGCATTGGTGTTAACGGATGTTTGGATGATGTCGCGCTTGAGTATTTCTGCGATCGCAGCAGGTGGTTTAGGGGCGTCGGTCTACTCTTTTGTATTTATCATTGCAGGCAGCACCGTTGGCTGCGTAGCGAATTTGATTGCCATCGCTTATGGGCAACGAATCGCTCGCCCAGAGTATGGCAATCAACAAATTCGTTTAGCCGTGAAAGGCGCGGTCCTTTTGTCTTTGGCGCTCTCTGTGGTACTAACAATCAGCTTTGCGTTTGTTCCCCAACTGCTTGCATTGGCAAACCAACCCACAGAGCTCGCACAGCCGGCAATGGCGTATGTCGACACCTTAAAGTGGGCGATGTTGCCTTCCCTACTGTTGCTCGTATTGCGTGGTTTAACCAGCGCCTTTGGCAACGTGCGCTCAATCATGGTGATGTCGCTGCTTACCGTGTTGCTCAATGTGCCAATCAGTTATGTACTCGCTTTCTCACTGGGTTTTGGGTTAGCTGGATTGGGCGCAGGAACGGCACTTGCGGCGACAATCGTGATGGTTGGCTATGGCATCTGGGTATTTAAGCGCCCTGAGTACATGGCATTTGCCCCATGGTTGAATCGAGAAGAGTATTCTTGGTCATTGCTAAAACCGTTGCTTGCCATGGGATTGCCCATTGCCCTTGCTGCGCTGCTTGAGCATGGTCTGATTTATGGCGGAACGTTAATGGCAGGGACAATCAGCATCGCGGCGTTAGCTTTACACCAAATTTTGCTGCAATGTTTGAGTTTCACTTGGAACATCAACTTTGGTTTCTCGCAAGCCGCGGCCATTCTTGTTGGGCAAGACTTCGGCGCCGAAAACTACGACGGTATCAAACGTACCGCCTTGCGCAGTTTTGGCATTACCACCGTGTTAAGCGTGGTGTTAGCGGGTGGATTTATGCTGTGGCCCGAGTTTATAGCTAGCCTGTTCAATCTTGATGCTGAACTCAGCACTCTATTAACCATGGTGTTATGGGTGGTAGCACTGTCTTTTGTGGTTGATGCTTGGCAACTGTTAGCAATCAACCTATTACGCGGAATGAAGATCGTGATGGGACCGACCATTATGACCGCCATTGGCTACTGGGCATTTGGCTTACCGGCTGCATGGATTTTGATGCCGCAATTTGAATTAGCAGGCATTTGGGGTGGTATTGGTATTGGTTTGGGCGTAACTGGCGTTCTGCTACTGGCGCAGTTACTATTTGCCATTAAGAAAACCCGTCGCCATCAACCCCTTGCTGTCGCGGCTGGCTAG
- a CDS encoding glycoside hydrolase family 32 protein, producing the protein MSVEHYLSLCGGKNNITRVLVPDDELIIAVEDVSKVADSSLIVAIREVLGEHQVTFKRTRCFDEEALLKIGRMISEQQQLALANATKPAQCPHRPSWHISPPQGLLNDPNGFIFHNGEYHLFYQWYPHACVHKDKYWAHLTSPDLVNWQWQPVALAPSDWFDAHGVFSGHALSHQNQLMLFYTGNTRIGEQRDRHTTQCLATSQDGIHFTKHGPIIDQLPEGVTPHIRDPKIVRHNDSWLMLLGAQTSDLKGRLAIYRSEDLHTWQFDGLYGQEFGDFGYMWECPDLFSIGDETFAVIGPQGMESFSEHNTIPHHNGIARARFKSDKGIELSDFEHLDYGFDFYAPQTMLTPDGRRVMCGWMGLPDEIDQPSVDNGWLHQLTLMRELSVKDGRLVQWPIAELDALAQPEQSIMLSDQGYNLETKSFDLSIELEWGSQLNLFEGEESKLMLIADQSRRAFVMDRSQTLNRAQDTIRELPLTGDKIRLRILADSSSVEVFINDGDAVMTSRVFTEPHATGISLSGTPSLARVKRLNPSRAPFAD; encoded by the coding sequence ATGTCCGTTGAGCACTATCTCTCACTCTGTGGTGGAAAAAACAATATAACTCGGGTTTTGGTCCCCGATGATGAGCTAATCATTGCGGTAGAGGATGTCAGCAAAGTGGCTGATAGCTCCTTAATCGTTGCAATTAGAGAGGTACTTGGAGAGCATCAAGTTACCTTTAAGCGCACTCGCTGTTTTGATGAAGAAGCACTGCTTAAAATAGGTCGTATGATTTCAGAGCAACAGCAGCTAGCACTAGCAAACGCTACCAAGCCTGCCCAATGCCCCCATCGACCCAGTTGGCACATTTCGCCGCCACAAGGTTTGCTCAACGATCCAAATGGCTTCATTTTCCACAATGGCGAGTACCACCTGTTTTATCAGTGGTACCCACATGCGTGCGTGCATAAAGACAAATATTGGGCGCATCTAACCAGTCCTGATTTGGTCAATTGGCAGTGGCAACCTGTAGCGCTTGCGCCCTCGGATTGGTTTGACGCACACGGTGTTTTCTCCGGTCATGCCTTAAGCCATCAGAATCAACTTATGTTGTTTTACACTGGCAACACACGGATTGGTGAACAGCGTGACCGCCATACCACCCAGTGTTTAGCCACTTCACAAGATGGTATTCACTTCACCAAGCATGGCCCTATTATCGATCAATTGCCTGAAGGGGTGACTCCCCATATTCGCGACCCTAAAATTGTGCGCCACAATGATTCTTGGTTGATGTTGCTTGGTGCTCAAACGTCGGATCTCAAAGGGCGACTCGCCATATACCGATCTGAGGATTTGCACACTTGGCAGTTTGACGGTTTATATGGTCAAGAGTTCGGCGATTTTGGCTACATGTGGGAATGTCCCGATTTATTCAGCATTGGGGACGAAACGTTTGCGGTCATTGGCCCGCAAGGCATGGAGTCGTTTTCAGAGCACAACACAATTCCGCACCACAATGGCATCGCTCGGGCAAGGTTCAAGTCAGACAAGGGCATTGAGCTGTCGGACTTTGAGCACCTAGACTATGGTTTTGATTTTTACGCACCGCAAACCATGTTAACACCTGATGGGCGACGCGTGATGTGCGGCTGGATGGGATTACCCGATGAAATTGACCAACCTTCGGTCGATAATGGCTGGCTTCATCAATTAACGCTGATGAGAGAGTTATCGGTCAAAGATGGTCGATTGGTGCAGTGGCCCATCGCTGAGCTAGATGCCTTGGCTCAGCCGGAGCAATCGATAATGCTCAGTGATCAAGGCTACAATCTCGAGACCAAGAGTTTCGATTTAAGCATTGAGTTAGAGTGGGGCAGCCAGCTAAACCTATTTGAGGGTGAGGAAAGTAAGTTGATGTTGATCGCTGATCAATCGCGCCGAGCGTTCGTGATGGATCGCTCTCAAACTCTTAATCGCGCTCAGGATACGATACGCGAATTGCCGCTAACCGGTGACAAGATTCGCTTGCGCATTTTAGCCGATAGTTCCTCGGTTGAAGTGTTCATCAATGATGGCGACGCGGTAATGACATCTAGAGTGTTTACCGAGCCGCACGCCACGGGAATCTCACTCTCAGGTACGCCGAGCTTGGCGCGAGTGAAGCGCTTAAATCCAAGTCGAGCGCCATTTGCAGATTAA
- a CDS encoding C69 family dipeptidase, translating to MKTWSVTFAASAIAVALSGNAIACTGLIVGKGASADGSIMIARNEDFGINNWNKYLEYRSAQDNEPGDWTLGNGLVVPMPEHFLAYSSIPDWDAITVDSDGKYYEERGINEYNVAVSATTSAEVNDKVAKADPLVEPGIIEAIIPTLILPQAKSAKQGVELLGDYIEKYGAGEGNSLYIADVNEAWLFEIGSGHHWIAVKVPDNSYAMIANGLRIHGVDLASEDVLHSQGMLEFVEKHKLLDKVDRQSFNFAKAFGVVGDEYNIDREWLGQKMLTPSKYQQSRLAQYPLFMQPDDKISVEDVAEVLSATYDGTALEGKAKRPIRVERQLESHIIQLRAEMPKELQGVIWQSFGVLPESVLVPLYSTLQDYPKAYQVGDDTYSDDSAYWQFRSLTALASANPEKYLPMLKQTWDKEETRLYKQVQHLDATLSDMYKQDKQAALDMAADYSYGQLKRTLNMATDIRYKMMTDLTKSTEKKYSEEEFKKIMSL from the coding sequence ATGAAAACATGGTCTGTGACATTCGCCGCGAGCGCCATTGCTGTGGCGCTCAGTGGCAATGCAATTGCGTGTACGGGTTTGATTGTTGGTAAAGGGGCATCGGCTGATGGCAGCATTATGATCGCTCGCAACGAAGACTTTGGCATCAACAACTGGAACAAGTACCTTGAGTATCGCTCTGCACAAGATAACGAGCCAGGAGATTGGACACTCGGCAATGGCTTGGTGGTGCCAATGCCTGAGCACTTCTTGGCTTACTCTTCTATTCCCGATTGGGACGCCATTACCGTTGACAGTGACGGAAAATACTACGAAGAACGCGGCATTAACGAGTACAACGTCGCGGTGTCGGCTACCACCAGTGCTGAAGTGAATGACAAAGTTGCCAAAGCGGACCCTTTGGTGGAACCAGGCATTATTGAAGCGATTATTCCCACTTTGATTCTCCCGCAAGCGAAGAGCGCCAAGCAAGGCGTGGAACTGCTCGGAGACTACATCGAAAAATATGGGGCGGGGGAAGGAAATAGCCTCTATATCGCCGACGTCAACGAAGCTTGGTTGTTTGAAATTGGCTCCGGTCATCACTGGATTGCGGTTAAAGTGCCTGATAACAGCTACGCGATGATTGCCAATGGACTGCGTATTCATGGCGTCGACCTTGCCAGTGAGGACGTTCTGCATTCGCAAGGCATGCTTGAGTTTGTCGAAAAGCACAAGTTGCTCGACAAGGTTGATCGCCAATCATTCAACTTTGCTAAAGCGTTTGGCGTGGTGGGGGATGAATACAACATTGACCGCGAATGGCTTGGGCAAAAAATGTTGACGCCATCGAAGTATCAGCAAAGCCGATTAGCACAATATCCGCTGTTTATGCAGCCGGATGACAAAATCAGTGTTGAAGATGTGGCTGAAGTGTTGAGTGCAACTTACGATGGAACTGCACTAGAAGGCAAAGCGAAACGTCCAATTCGTGTAGAACGCCAGTTAGAATCTCACATTATTCAGCTTCGTGCAGAGATGCCCAAAGAGCTACAAGGTGTGATTTGGCAAAGCTTTGGCGTATTGCCAGAGTCCGTACTGGTTCCGCTCTACTCAACGTTACAGGATTACCCTAAGGCTTACCAAGTGGGGGATGACACCTATAGCGACGACTCAGCTTATTGGCAGTTTAGAAGCTTGACCGCTCTTGCATCAGCGAACCCAGAAAAATATTTGCCCATGCTAAAACAGACGTGGGACAAAGAAGAAACGCGTTTGTATAAACAAGTGCAGCACCTAGATGCGACGCTCAGTGACATGTACAAGCAAGATAAGCAGGCGGCTCTCGATATGGCGGCGGATTATTCTTATGGTCAGCTTAAACGGACACTAAATATGGCGACAGACATTCGCTATAAAATGATGACCGATTTGACCAAGAGTACAGAGAAGAAGTATTCCGAAGAAGAGTTCAAAAAGATCATGAGTTTATAA
- a CDS encoding LysR family transcriptional regulator, with product MRPYSNLPYSHNAFKVFEAVARLMSFTAAADELNVTQSAVSRQIKQLETELGVSLAIRKHRSIELTEHGKDLYQILRQNYHNLDALIAQWKAPVKKRIVIKSALSYATRVLMPNVALLNEKYPEHEIVIIPSIEEDPVLEHEDCDLLILNTRHRDRYLGLPGIRFLRAEYMAPVYAELMSEQTIQIEDVLELPHLHATLDHQDWKLWLANANLKGKKRGRDTVFFSLDLALSACLSGQGVTVTDLLLVLPELKRRFLKCPENIALQHSDWHYLCYQKNHTPIANEILEWLTKQTKAEVQELQSLCEQFGWQCEHVEWGR from the coding sequence ATGCGACCTTATTCCAATCTTCCATACTCTCACAATGCCTTCAAAGTGTTTGAAGCTGTCGCGCGTTTGATGAGTTTTACCGCCGCGGCAGATGAACTCAATGTGACGCAAAGCGCCGTGAGTCGGCAGATCAAGCAACTTGAAACCGAACTTGGTGTCAGCCTTGCTATCCGCAAGCACCGCTCTATTGAACTGACTGAACATGGCAAAGATCTCTACCAGATTCTGCGTCAAAACTACCATAACCTAGATGCATTGATTGCCCAGTGGAAAGCGCCAGTTAAAAAGCGGATTGTGATTAAGAGCGCCCTCAGTTACGCGACGCGTGTTTTGATGCCTAACGTCGCGTTGCTCAATGAGAAATACCCCGAACACGAGATTGTTATCATCCCGTCGATTGAAGAAGATCCGGTACTGGAGCACGAAGACTGCGATCTACTGATCTTAAACACTCGCCATAGAGACCGCTACTTGGGTCTGCCGGGGATTCGCTTTTTACGAGCAGAATACATGGCTCCGGTTTATGCAGAGTTGATGTCTGAACAAACCATTCAAATTGAAGATGTGCTTGAGTTGCCTCACCTCCACGCGACGCTTGATCATCAAGATTGGAAACTGTGGCTTGCTAATGCGAATTTGAAGGGGAAAAAGCGCGGCAGAGACACGGTCTTTTTCAGTTTAGATTTAGCGTTAAGTGCATGCTTGTCTGGTCAAGGGGTGACGGTGACCGATCTGTTATTGGTATTACCTGAACTCAAACGAAGGTTCCTCAAGTGCCCAGAAAACATCGCGCTGCAGCACAGTGATTGGCACTACCTCTGTTATCAGAAAAATCATACGCCAATCGCCAATGAGATTCTTGAATGGCTGACCAAGCAAACCAAAGCAGAAGTACAAGAGTTGCAATCGCTTTGCGAACAGTTTGGTTGGCAGTGTGAACACGTTGAGTGGGGTCGCTAG